The Gadus chalcogrammus isolate NIFS_2021 chromosome 16, NIFS_Gcha_1.0, whole genome shotgun sequence DNA window tacccgtaggtgtggtttgtgtgtaatACAAGGAAAAATTACACACAAACCTTTCATAGGCTTGTAACAGGTTTGTAGGCTCGCCCCTAGCCCAGCCTACTACAGTTGATGTATAACTATAATATTAAGTACCTTTGCTGTATGGTCTAaggcagtggttttcaaactgtgaggcgcgccccccctggggggcgccagagtacttcagggggggcgcgacgtgagaaaaaaataaacccgaaaaacccactgaaagtcgatgattcaaatcatcagtcgtacttcaacagtagaagtaacataactaaatcaattttcaaccgtttatcttcgtgcaaaccatttaacaaatctacacacttgtatctcaataatatctaaacagaatttcgatatcatttaaaatttcttcagaatcacagttttagtttcataccgcttcgttttcagctgttttcattgaagacgtcagcccattctgataaacctacttctagacatcgtaactcattcctttttcaaccgtttaccatcgttcaaaccattaagcaaatctacacacttgtatcttcaattctatggaaacggaattttgatagcatttatactttttcagaatcacagttttagtttcaaaccggcatcgttttcagttgcttataataatttaggtcaccatagcaacgccggtaaacaaaccccgccgaatagtagaatctctggactgaaaaggctgatctgattcgactggcagtttacacagattaagatgttcaaatgtatttaaaaaaggttaagctaaaacatgcttagataaagttgttaaattgtgtcaagaaatgtgtttaaaaacgcacaaagatgtaatgtttcagaataacgtttaaaatgtttaaaaaatatgtttaaaaaatgtatcaaatgtttggggggggggggggggggggctcagctgaaattttttctctgagggggggctcactctctcacactttgaaaacccctggtctaAGGAacagataaatataaatattaatgcATAGCAGTACACACCTACCTACCTCTACTTAAAACATTGGGCATTAAAACATGTGTGGAATACAACCTTACACTTGGAAGGTGTATGGTTGACATCGTAAGACTGACTAATGATCCTTTTTCATATCGTAGGACAAATATCTGATAAGACGGTGGTAAAGCCAAGGACAAAAAACAAAGGTAAGGGTTTTGCTGTGATCCTTGGCTCCTCTGAGTACATATTCGATATTTTCTTCTAAAAATGCTGATTTGACTGGAAACCTTTCATAGGCTTGTTAGAGGTTTGTAGGTTCGCCCTAGCCCAGCCTACTACAATTTTGGTTTTACTTATTAAGTACCTTTGCTGTATGGTCTATGTAcagataaatatacatattaatGCATAGCAGTACACACCTACCTACCTGTACTTAAAACATTGGGCCAAATAGTAGGCCCCCAAACATATAGGTTACATTAAGAGCACAGACAACGGACAACGTTTGACCGAGCTGGCCCAAGACAGAACACCTCACCGACCGCATCTCACTTGAATTACTATATAACGAGAAACTGCTGATTCTTATGGAAAAGTGACCTTAATGTAGCATATTTTGATTAAACCAAGTCTAGCAAACAAACATCTTATTGATGAGATATGTTGTGGTAAGGTGGTAGGACAAACGGTTTAAAATATACAGAGGTCAAGAAGAGTTTAATCAATGTCTCTTAAATTCTGTTGTCCACGATTCAGgactatgggccctatcttgcatccggggcaagtgacttagtcactggcgcatgtgtcgttgctagtttacaactggcgcagagcgttcttttcccaccaccgccactcgccggtaaattagggattgatcatgcgccccaaggggcggttcggcggaaggaggaggcgtgttctggcgcaaacggtattttgccgtttctgaataccattgcgctactgaccaggaaatacctggtttaaagtcagtggcgcgttgttcagatgctattttaagggcgcatgcatacatgcgcatgcgatgcatacggattgcttgtgcacctcgcgcatacactttgcttctcccatctacctagccgcacatttttggtaaattatttgggaaagaacagctgatgcagcggtaataagttgtacttttaaatcaatgcatctgcaaacaccgtacagcaaacacatattttcttgacagagacatcgtgtaggcctacatgcccataacttttaggattgatgagtatttgatcgtgaaaaacattgttttaccgcgagtgagtgttaaaaagaatgaatgaatgcgggcgcgcgtgtgtgctctgtttaaacacacgcaaactaaacacgtaacgagTAATaaaatcaatggcaatgtctattaccgcggggacacatgcatattaggatagcatacaatactgataagaaacaatgtttataatgtattgcgtatatcattaaatagaaccacagttaccatATGTTAGATCAGcctacgttttctttgccgaaatttatttgaggactcagtatttctgaagttgtggaagaaaaccccttattccatgtgtgaattaggccatattatttggcaataaactgagccatttgcagtttgaaattcattcaTTGAATTCAttcttcccacttgcgtttcagaccgttaaaatagggccctatgtgTTGAACACCCTGCCTGAACTATCGTGTTTGCACGTCGTCATTTTATATTGCCTTTTGATTTCTCTTCCAGGGGAGCTTCAAAGGATCCATTATGAATTTGTGAAGACAGTTAAAATCGCAGTTATCAGAGGTCTCCTGGATGACCTTTTGCAGCAGAAAGTGTTCAGTACTGAGGAGAAAGACTCTGTGATGGAGAAGGGGAAGATCAAAACGGACATGGCAAGGTCTCTGATCGACATGGTTATCGGGAAAGGGGAGAAACAAAGTCGGATAATGATTAAAAATATGAAGAAGAGGGACCCTGACTTATGCTCCACCCTGGGTCTGATCTCTTCTCCTGCTGGTGTGGGTGAGTTGTTACCatgaatgtactttttaaagaaACGGTCAGTACCTGCTTTGTTTTGACAAGAGGGGAGCTTCTTTGTCCTTTAATCCACTGGGATCCACTGATTCATTATCGTCCACTCGGGATTACATTTGTGTGGAATACAACCTTACACTTGGAAGGTGTATGGTTGACATCGTAAGACTGACTGACGATCCTTTTTCATATCGTAGGACAAATATCCGATAAGACGGTGGTAAAGCCAAGGACACAAAACAAAGGTAAGGGTCTTGCTGTGATCCTTGGCTCATCTGAGTACATATTAGATATTTTCTTCTAAAAATGCTGATTTGACCGGAAACCTTTCATAGGCTTGTTAGAGGTTTGTAGTTTCGCCCTAGCCCAGCCTACTACAATTTGTGTTTTACTTATTAAGTACCTTTGCTGTATGGTCTATGTacagataaatataaatattaatgcATAGCAGTACACACCTACCTACCTGTACTTAAAACATTGGGCCAAATAGTAGGCCCCCAAACATATAGGTTACATTAAGAGCACAGACAACGGACAACGTTTGACCGAGCTGGCCCAAGACAGAACACCTCACCGACCGCATCTCACTTGAATTACTATATAACGAGAAACTGCTGATTCTTATGGAAAAGTGACCTTAATGTAGCATATTTTGATTAAACCAAGTCTAGCAAACAAACATCTTATTGATGAGATATGTTGTGGGGGACAAGGTGGTAGGACAAACGGTTTAAAATATACAGAGGTCAAGAAGAGTTTAATCAATGTCTCTTAAATTCTGTTGTCCACAATTCAGGACTATTTGTTGAACACCCTGCCTGAACTATCGTATTTGCACGTCGTCATTTTATATTGCCTTTTGATTTCTCTTCCAGGGGAGCTTCAAAGGATCCATTATGAATTTGTGAAGACAGTTAAAATCGCAGTTATCAGAGGTCTCCTGGATGACCTTTTGCAGCAGAAAGTGTTCAGTACTGAGGAGAAAGACTCTGTGATGGAGAAGGGGAAGATCAAAACGGACATGGCAAGGTCTCTGATCGACATGGTTATCGGGAAAGGGGAGAAACAAAGTCGGATAATGATTGAAAGTATGAAGAAGAGGGACCCTGACTTATGCTCCACCCTGGGTCTGATCTCTTCTCCTGCTGGTGTGGGTGAGTTGTTACCatgaatgtactttttaaagaaACGGTCAGTACCTGCTTTGTTTTGACAAGAGGGGAGCTTCTTTGTCCTTTAATCCACTGGGATCCACTGATTCATTATCGTCCACTCGGGATAACATTTGTGTGGAATACAACCTTACACTTGGAAGGTGTATGGTTGACATCGTAAGACTGACTGACGATCCTTTTTCATATCGTAGGACAAATATCCGATAAGACGGTGGTAAAGCCAAGGACACAAAACAAAGGTAAGGGTCTTGCTGTGATCCTTGGCTCATCTGAGTACATATTAGATATTTTCTTCTAAAAATGCTGATTTGACCGGAAACCTTTCATAGGCTTGTTAGAGGTTTGTAGTTTCGCCCTAGCCCAGCCTACTACAATTTGTGTTTTACTTATTAAGTACCTTTGCTGTATGGTCTATGTacagataaatataaatattaatgcATAGCAGTACACACCTACCTACCTGTACTTAAAACATTGGGCCAAATAGTAGGCCCCCAAACATATAGGTTACATTAAGAGCACAGACAACGGACAACGTTTGACCGAGCTGGCCCAAGACAGAACACCTCACCGACCGCATCTCACTTGAATTACTATATAACGAGAAACTGCTGATTCTTATGGAAAAGTGACCTTAATGTAGCATATTTTGATTAAACCAAGTCTAGCAAACAAACATCTTATTGATGAGATATGTTGTGGGGGACAAGGTGGTAGGACAAACGGTTTAAAATATACAGAGGTCAAGAAGAGTTTAATCAATGTCTCTTAAATTCTGTTGTCCACAATTCAGGACTATTTGTTGAACACCCTGCCTGAACTATCGTATTTGCACGTCGTCATTTTATATTGCCTTTTGATTTCTCTTCCAGGGGAGCTTCAAAGGATCCATTATGAATTTGTGAAGACAGTTAAAATCGCAGTAATCAGAGGTCTCCTGGATGACCTTTTGCAGCAGAAAGTGTTCAGTACTGAGGACAAAGACTCTGtgatggagaagaagaagatcaaAACGGACATGGCAAAGTGTCTGATCGACATGGTTATCGGGAAAGGGGAGAAACAAAGTCGGATAATGATTGAAAGTATGAAGAAGAGGGACCCTGACTTATGCTCCACCCTGGGTCTGATCTCTTCTCCTGCTGGTGTGGGTGAGTTGTTACCatgaatgtactttttaaagaaACGGGCAGTACCTGCTTTGTTTTGACAAGAGGGGAGCTTCTTTGTCCTTTAATCCACTGGGATCCACTGATTCATTATCGTCCACTCGGGATAACATTTGTGTGGAATACAACCTTACACTTGGAAGGTGTATGGTTGACATCGTAAGACTGACTGACGATCCTTTTTCATATCGTAGGACAAATATCCGATAAGACGGTGGTAAAGCCAAGGACACAAAACAAAGGTAAGGGTTTTGCTGTGATCCTTGGCTCCTCTGAGAACATATTAGATATTTTCTTCTAAAAATGCTGATTTGACCGGAAACCTTTCATAGGTTTGTTGCAGGTTTGTAGGTTCGCCCTAGCCCAGCCTACTACAATTTGTGTTTTACTTATTAAGTACCTTTGCTGTATGGTCTATGTACAGATAAATATAAATGCATAGCAGTACACACCTACCTACCTGTACTTAAAACATTGGGCCAAATAGTAGGCCCCCAAACATATAGGTTACATTAAGAGCACAGACAACGGACAACGTTTGACCGAGGTGGCCCAAGACAGAACACCTCACCGACCGCATCTCACTTGAATTACTATATAACGAGAAACTGCTGATTCTTATGGAAAAGTGACCTTAATGTAGCATATTTTGATCAAACCAAGTCTAGCAAACAAACATCTTATTGATGAGATATGTTGTGGGGGACAAGGTGGTAGGACGAACGGTTTAAAATATACAGAGGTCAAGAAGAGTTTTATCAATGTCTCTTAAATTCTGTTGTCCACATTTCAGGACTATGTGTTGAACACCCTGCCTGAACTATCGTGTTTGCACGTCGTCATTTTATATTGCCTTTTGATTTCTCTTCCAGGGAAGCTTCAAAGGATCCATTCTGAATTTGTGAAGACAGTTAAAATCGCAGTTATCAGAGGTCTCCTGGATGACCTTTTGCAGCAGAAAGTGTTCAGTACTGAGGACAAAGACTCTGtgatggagaagaagaagatcaaAACGGACATGGCAAGGTGTTTGATCGACATGGTTATCGGGAAAGGGGAGAAACAAAGTCGGATAATGATTGAAAGTATGAAGAAGAGGGACCCTGACTTATGCTCCACCCTGGGTCTGATCTCTTCTCCTGCTGGTGTGGGTGAGTTGTTACCatgaatgtactttttaaagaaACGGTCAGTACCTGCTTTGTTTTGACAAGAGGGGAGCTTCTTTGTCCTTTAATCCACTGGGATCCACTGATTCATTATCGTCCACTCGGGATTACATTTGTGTGGAATACAACCTTACACTTGGAAGGTGTATGGTTGACATCGTAAGACTGACTGACGATCCTTTTTCATATCGTAGGACAAATATCCGATAAGACGGTGGTAAAGCCAAGGACACAAAACAAAGGTAAGGGTTTTGCTGTGATCCTTGGCTCCTCTGAGTACATATTAGATATTTTCTTCTAAAAATGCTGATTTGACCGGAAACCTTTCATAGACTTGTTAGAGGTTTGTAGGTTCGCCCTAGCCCAGCCTACTACAATTTGTGTTTTACTTATTAAGTACCTTTGCTGTATGGTCTATGTacagataaatataaatattaatgcATAGCAGTACACACCTACCTACCTGTACTTAAAACATTGGGCCAAATAGTAGGCCCCCAAACATATAGGTTACATTAAGAGCACAGACAACGGACAACGGACAACGTTTGACCGAGCTGGCCCAAGACAGAACACCTCACCGACCGCATCTCACTTGAATTACTATATAACGAGAAACTGCTGATTCTTATGGAAAAGTGACCTTAATGTAGCATATTTTGATTAAACCAAGTCTAGCAAACAAACATCTTATTGATGAGATATGTTGTGGGGGACAAGGTGGTAGGACAAACGGTTTAAAATATACAGAGGTCAAGAAGAGTTTAATCAATGTCTCTTAAATTCTGTTGTCCACAATTCAGGACTATGTGTTGAACACCCTGCCTGAACTATCGTGTTTGCACGTCGTCATTTTATATTGCCTTTGGATTTCTCTTCCAGGGGAGCTTCAAAGGATCCATTCTGAATTTGTGAAGACAGTTAAAATCGCAGTTATCAGAGGTCTCCTGGATGACCTTTTGCAGCAGAAAGTGTTCAGTACTGAGGACAAAGACTCTGtgatggagaagaagaagatcaaAACGGACATGGCAAGGTGTCTGATCGACATGGTTATCGGGAAAGGGGAGAAACAAAGTCGGATAATGATTGAAAGTATGAAGAAGAGGGACCCTGACTTATGCTCCACCCTGGGTCTGATCTCTTCTCCTGCTGGTGTGGGTGAGTTGTTACCatgaatgtactttttaaagaaACGGTCAGTACCTGCTTTGTTTTGACAAGAGGGGAGCTTCTTTGTCCTTTAATCCACTGGGATCCACTGATTCATTATCGTCCACTCGGGATTACATTTGTGTGGAATACAACCTTACACTTGGAAGGTGTATGGTTGACATCGTAAGACTGACAATCCTTTTTCATATCGTAGGACAAATATCCGATAAGACGGTGGTAAAGCCAAGGACACAAAACAAAGGTAAGGGTTTTGCTGTGATCCTTGGCTCCTCTGAGAACATATTAGATATTTTCTTCTAAAAATGCTGATTTGACCGGAAACCTTTCATAGGTTTGTTGCAGGTTTGtggactcaccctaaccccgtaaatcagtggcgatttctctaagactaCAAGGGAAGCTTGGCCTCACCTAAAACTTAAAAAGTCAAATATAtactgttgtgttaacatttcattgactaaaAATGCGTTAGAAAACTTCCATCTCGAAGACGAGTTTGTTCAGAATCAGCTGCTTATCGCAGGTCGACTGACTATATTTACTTCTCATAAATTCCCATAGCGCCACAGTGCATTTGCTTATTGAAAGTAACCGTCTACCGACTTCAATGGGGCTGCGTAGAAAAACTTTCTCTGGAACTTTGCCTGGATCTTTTGTGCGTTACAGTTTTGACTCTAAGATTGACTTTTTGACTTGTCTACCCTTTGTTTGAATCCCTCcaatgaataaatatttttgcCTGGGTCTGCACCTGGGTCCTTATCTGCAACCCTTAACAATGAGTTGGACAGTGCAATGCCTCAGCTTTACAAAATGTTCTAATTAGTGGCAACAATTGGAGCTACATCTGCAGGTGTAGAAAGGAACTTCTCCTGTTTAAAGTGGCTCAAGTCCTACACCCGTAACACAATGGGCCAAGGCCGTTTAACCAGCCTTTCCCTGCTGGCCACTGAGAGGACAATGATGGTCACTGGAAAAGACAGCTAGTTGGTATCACAGGGTCTCAGAGCATTTCCTTGAAAGGGAACAGGGCAGAATTTACccataaataaattgacaatttATATAATGTACGTCTTCAGGAAATGGAGGCCTGAAAAGAAATGGAAGTAAATCAGAAGAAGTGGCCAATAAGAAACCTTGCACGGTTGATGTGTCAGGTGAGCGGGTGTCATCTTTTGAATCAGATGATTGGTCTCAGGACAAATGTTTAAGAAGTATGTTTCATGAGTGTTTTATCTTTTGAGATGACTTGATCTGCCTGTATGTGgattgtctttgtctttttttcccaGACAGCATCACTGAAACCCGCTCCATAGGGAAGACTCTGACTGACAAGGAGCTCAATAATGTGGCCAAAACGCTGGGAAATGAGTGGGAGCAGATTGCCATCCATCTGCAAATAACGACCAAAGCTTTGGAGGACATCAAGGCAGAACATAAATCTGTGGCCATGCAGAAGCTGAAGATGTTGGTGATGTGGAAGTGCCGAAGACCACCAGGAAAGGCCACAGCTCAGGACCTGCTGGAAGGTCTGAAAGACCTGGAGGACGTACCGGCCGAGACTCGTCAGTTATTGACAGGTAGCGTACTTCACCCACACACGGTGAACGTCCAGACCATTTGAGCAGCTCCCCTCTTTTACAGGATCCATTAGTTTACATTACATATTATTTGTGGTAGTAATGTAGTGTGGTCGCAGTTGCAATTGAGTTTAACTTGTTTTTTGTATGTGCACTAAGGACGTGTCTCTTTGCTTCCTCAGACTTGATTAAGCAGTAGCCATAGTGAACTAGATAGCTCTTTCCAAAGAGAACAATGAAGATATGCAGAATAACCTGAAACAGTGAAGCTGTCTGTGAATGCATCCTGGTCGTTGGGATACGGCCAGATGATGACAACAGAGACATTATTCAAAAGTGTAAGCAGCCGTAAGAGCTAGGCTCTTGTCGAGTCCATCTTTACCATATAAACTCTTTAAATGGCACAATTGCTCATACAGCTTTGCTCCACCAGCTTTGGTCAAGATGCACATACTTTGTATGTGTCATGGCATTTTTGAAGCGTTAGCATCAGTTGGGACCCTGTGCTGTGTTATCGGCCCCTTCCACAATAATTCAAAATATGGACAGATTTATTAAATTCTGTACTTTTAGATTACATTTATCTAACTGACACTTAAgtgcaaagcgacttacaatgatTGCATTCCACAATGGGAGATTCAACCCAAAAAGAGCAGGAATCGTGCAAGTACATGAAATGCATTCGGTAAGGAAACTTCTTTAAGTGCTAAATTATAGAAACAAGAGATGAGTTTTCAGTCTGCAATCTTCTTCCAAATGTCTTGAACTTAAAGTAATTAATGATGTCATGTTTAGAATAGGTCCTCCTTCCTCTGCTATTACTAAGCTGTTCCCCTCAGGTACCTCCTATAGACAAAACTAGATGGTTGTGATCACAGAGTTTCTGAAACAAGTTGACTTCATGCCAAAGAAAGATAATGATCATTTTAAACCATCCACTACGATTTGCACAATCTTTTTCTAAGGTTCCCCAAGAGGCAGCTGGTACTGTGTCGGTtcattgtttttatatatattatgttaaCTTTCTGAGCCCGAGCCAGGAAGGTTCAGACGTCTGTTTGGGGAAAAATAAAAGTGGTTTGTTTGTGGGAAAGGCTGCCTTCTTGCTTTATTGTCCAATATATTTCTGTACTAGTCATGCCAACATATTCAATATCAATTAAAACGTCAATGACATTAATATAATTCAACAGCATTCAATAGATAATGGGATACATTAGTGTAAAGCTATTAGTCCCATTCAGCTCAATGATTAGTAATTATTATGTTGACATGGAAAGAAAATTGCGTTCAATGTAAAAGGACCTTTACTTGTAAGCTGTGACCTAtagttttacatttacagaCTTAACTAGAATTCTTACCATTCCTGAAGAAATGGTACTTGCAATGCCACTAcatctgtgtatttgtttgtgtatgtgtgctcacCTTCATCAACCTCAGCACTGGCAACTGGCAAAAAGACAAAACAGAAGGGAGGGTGAGATGGAGGAATGGTAAATCTGCAACCAGACACAATTCTGCAGTTAGCAGTGATACGTTTTGTATAGAAGCAATCCTATGAactttatagacacacacacaacagaatgCAATACTTCTGTTGTCAGATCACCTAGTCAttgagactcaaagctcaatggAAGAGTGTAACTGCTCACCCTTATTATCTTCATCAATCTCAGCACTGGTGTCTggcaaaaagacaaaacaagaagggagggtgagagggagggagggagaagcctGGAGGTATGTAGCGTGAGAAGAGAACCAGAACTCTTAccagaatctgaatctgaagcGTCCTTCTCCTCAAGCCAGCACACCGTGGGGAACATGCATGCTGTGGCttttgtgagaaagagagagaaagagagaacaggTTTTGTCATGCACCACAAAGCATTCCCTGTATTTGatcattgagtgtgtgtgttta harbors:
- the LOC130405537 gene encoding uncharacterized protein LOC130405537 isoform X2, giving the protein MEELGRIRYKFIELLLDQDVIKLLRYLREMNVLNDEEKETVEGWITSEDRARCLIDTVMKKGERACSVMVDYLTEKPPELWPTLGLTPTSARIKLERIGPKLVYTLSDNDVINLLRYLREMNVLNDEEKKTVEGKTTREDKARCLIDTVLGKGEREISLMVDYLTAGQPELCSTLGLTPTSARIKLERIRSKLVDLLSCNDFINLLHYLRKMNVLNDEEKKTVEWKTNREDKARCLIDTVKEKGGKANSLMVDYLTEKHPELCSTLDPTKTAQIKLGRIGSKLFGMLSDHDVINLLHYLREMNVLNDEEKKTVERKTNREDKARCLIDTVLEKGERASSLMVDYLTKRQPELRIGFGGDPSFSSRQESPGLMSPSLPLEMHEGDSELGLVKDRSKSDKKKLSFSSGQGGRPGQISDKTVVKPRTKNKGELQRIHYEFVKTVKIAVIRGLLDDLLQQKVFSTEEKDSVMEKGKIKTDMARSLIDMVIGKGEKQSRIMIKNMKKRDPDLCSTLGLISSPAGVGQISDKTVVKPRTQNKGELQRIHYEFVKTVKIAVIRGLLDDLLQQKVFSTEEKDSVMEKGKIKTDMARSLIDMVIGKGEKQSRIMIESMKKRDPDLCSTLGLISSPAGVGQISDKTVVKPRTQNKGELQRIHYEFVKTVKIAVIRGLLDDLLQQKVFSTEDKDSVMEKKKIKTDMAKCLIDMVIGKGEKQSRIMIESMKKRDPDLCSTLGLISSPAGVGQISDKTVVKPRTQNKGKLQRIHSEFVKTVKIAVIRGLLDDLLQQKVFSTEDKDSVMEKKKIKTDMARCLIDMVIGKGEKQSRIMIESMKKRDPDLCSTLGLISSPAGVGQISDKTVVKPRTQNKGELQRIHSEFVKTVKIAVIRGLLDDLLQQKVFSTEDKDSVMEKKKIKTDMARCLIDMVIGKGEKQSRIMIESMKKRDPDLCSTLGLISSPAGVGQISDKTVVKPRTQNKGNGGLKRNGSKSEEVANKKPCTVDVSDSITETRSIGKTLTDKELNNVAKTLGNEWEQIAIHLQITTKALEDIKAEHKSVAMQKLKMLVMWKCRRPPGKATAQDLLEGLKDLEDVPAETRQLLTDLIKQ
- the LOC130405537 gene encoding uncharacterized protein LOC130405537 isoform X1; this encodes MEELGRIRYKFIELLLDQDVIKLLRYLREMNVLNDEEKETVEGWITSEDRARCLIDTVMKKGERACSVMVDYLTEKPPELWPTLGLTPTSARIKLERIGPKLVYTLSDNDVINLLRYLREMNVLNDEEKKTVEGKTTREDKARCLIDTVLGKGEREISLMVDYLTAGQPELCSTLGLTPTSARIKLERIRSKLVDLLSCNDFINLLHYLRKMNVLNDEEKKTVEWKTNREDKARCLIDTVKEKGGKANSLMVDYLTEKHPELCSTLDPTKTAQIKLGRIGSKLFGMLSDHDVINLLHYLREMNVLNDEEKKTVERKTNREDKARCLIDTVLEKGERASSLMVDYLTKRQPELRIGFGGDPSFSSRQESPGLMSPSLPLEMHEGDSELGLVKDRSKSDKKKLSFSSGQGGRPGQISDKTVVKPRTKNKGELQRIHYEFVKTVKIAVIRGLLDDLLQQKVFSTEEKDSVMEKGKIKTDMARSLIDMVIGKGEKQSRIMIKNMKKRDPDLCSTLGLISSPAGVGQISDKTVVKPRTQNKGELQRIHYEFVKTVKIAVIRGLLDDLLQQKVFSTEEKDSVMEKGKIKTDMARSLIDMVIGKGEKQSRIMIESMKKRDPDLCSTLGLISSPAGVGQISDKTVVKPRTQNKGELQRIHYEFVKTVKIAVIRGLLDDLLQQKVFSTEDKDSVMEKKKIKTDMAKCLIDMVIGKGEKQSRIMIESMKKRDPDLCSTLGLISSPAGVGQISDKTVVKPRTQNKGKLQRIHSEFVKTVKIAVIRGLLDDLLQQKVFSTEDKDSVMEKKKIKTDMARCLIDMVIGKGEKQSRIMIESMKKRDPDLCSTLGLISSPAGVGQISDKTVVKPRTQNKGELQRIHSEFVKTVKIAVIRGLLDDLLQQKVFSTEDKDSVMEKKKIKTDMARCLIDMVIGKGEKQSRIMIESMKKRDPDLCSTLGLISSPAGVGQISDKTVVKPRTQNKGNGGLKRNGSKSEEVANKKPCTVDVSDSITETRSIGKTLTDKELNNVAKTLGNEWEQIAIHLQITTKALEDIKAEHKSVAMQKLKMLVMWKCRRPPGKATAQDLLEGLKDLEDVPAETRQLLTGSVLHPHTVNVQTI